One region of Equus caballus isolate H_3958 breed thoroughbred chromosome 23, TB-T2T, whole genome shotgun sequence genomic DNA includes:
- the ZNF510 gene encoding zinc finger protein 510 isoform X3, giving the protein MSPNSEPFRLNRNVLLQASVSFKDVTVEFTQEEWQQMGPIQRTLYRDVMLENYKNLVLVGNCTYKPEVIFKLEQGEEPWFLEEEFSNQSLQVLGDCKGDNLFKRNKRIKEKPLQQVIFINNKPLTKEEEKFGGRPFNLHIASVSSTKMSCHCDSWRVNSQNSSQFILNNRTYSTKKRDSCSVCENLPFKIKFERTHAGKKCFEYNKNGKALSYKESLTEHQKCQTLEQAFEYDEIRKAFYNEAVSVTHKSTHTGEKSCKDDEFRENCDKTTLFDHKRTKTGKKHCRFNQCGKSFCEKSVVKEYNKFNVAVKHYECNTSGNTFIRKSHLTQPQRTVTEKNPLVCNGKTQTGDKSFEYCENKSYQTSTHRVCQRTHSEVKPYKCNECGKSFCQKGHLIQHQRTHTGEKPFECNECGKTFSQKSHLSTHQRIHTAEKPYKCNECGKTFVQKSTLRGHQRIHTGEKPYKCSECGKTFVQKSTLRDHHRIHTGEKSFQCNECGKTFGQKSNLRIHQRTHSGEKTYQCSECEKSFWRKDHLIQHQKTHTGEKPFKCNDCGKTFARTSTLRVHQRIHTGEKPFKCNECGKKFVRKAILSDHQRIHTGEKPFQCNKCGKTFGQKSNLRIHERTHSGEKSYERNEYGKLYKKSTLNVCQRIQGGGKPY; this is encoded by the exons aTGTCACCTAATTCTGAACCCTTCAGATTGAACAGAAATGTACTGTTGCAGGCATCAGTGTCATTCAAGGATGTGACTGTCGAGTTCACCCAAGAGGAGTGGCAACAAATGGGTCCAATTCAGAGAACCCTGtacagagatgtgatgctggagaactacaAAAACCTAGTCTTAGTGG GGAACTGCACTTACAAACCCGAGGTGATCTTTAAGTTGGAGCAAGGAGAAGAGCCTTGGTTCTTAGAGGAAGAATTCTCAAACCAGAGCCTCCAAG TTTTAGGAGATTGCAAAGGTGATAACCTGTTCAAGAGGAATAAGAGAATCAAAGAGAAACCCTTACAGCAAGTAATATTCATCAATAATAAACCATTGactaaagaggaagagaaatttgGGGGAAGACCATTTAATCTGCACATAGCTTCTGTTTCTTCAACAAAAATGTCCTGTCACTGTGACTCATGGAGAGTGAATTCGCAAAATAGTTCTCAGTTTATCCTTAATAATAGAACCTATTCAACCAAAAAAAGAGATTCCTGTAGTGTATGTGAAAATTTGCCTTTCAAAATTAAGTTTGAGAGAACTCatgctggaaaaaaatgttttgaatataATAAGAATGGGAAAGCCCTCAGTTATAAGGAAAGTCTTACTGAGCATCAAAAGTGTCAAACTTTGGAGCAAGCTTTTGAATATGATGAAATTAGAAAAGCTTTCTATAATGAGGCTGTCTCTGTTACACATAAAAGTACTCACACAGGAGAAAAATCCTGCAAAGATGATGAATTTAGGGAAAACTGTGATAAGACAACTCTCTTTGACCACAAAAGAACTAAGACAGGGAAGAAACACTGTCGTTTTAACCAATGTGGGAAATCCTTTTGTGAGAAGTCAGTTGTCAAGGAGTACAATAAATTTAATGTAGCTGTGAAACACTATGAATGTAATACAAGTGGGAATACTTTCATCAGGAAGTCACACCTCACTCAACCTCAGAGAACTGTCACAGAAAAGAATCCATTGGTATGTAATGGCAAAACACAAACTGGGGATAAATCCTTTgaatattgtgaaaataaatCCTACCAGACATCAACCCACAGAGTATGCCAGAGAACTCACTCTGAAGTAAAGCCCTATaagtgtaatgaatgtgggaaatccttctGTCAAAAAGGACATCTCATTCaacatcagagaactcacacgggagagaaaccatttgaatgtaatgaatgtggaaaaACTTTCTCCCAGAAGTCACACCTCAGTacacatcagagaattcacacagcagagaaaccctataaatgtaatgaatgtgggaaaacaTTTGTGCAGAAGTCAACCCTCAGGGGACACCAGAGAATtcatacaggagaaaaaccctatAAATGTAGTGAATGTGGAAAAACTTTTGTTCAAAAGTCAACCCTCAGAGATCATCATAGAATTCACACAGGGGAGAAATCCTTTCAATGTAACGAATGTGGGAAAACTTTTGGCCAAAAGTCAAACCTCAGAATACATCAGAGAACTCACAGTGGTGAGAAAACTTATCAATGTAGTGAATGTGAAAAATCCTTCTGGCGAAAAGACCATCTTATTCAACATCAGAAAACGCACACAGGTGAAAAACCATTTAAATGTAATGACTGTGGGAAAACTTTCGCCAGGACATCAACCCTCAGAgtgcatcagagaattcatactggggagaaaccatttaaatgtaatgaatgtgggaaaaaaTTTGTCCGGAAGGCAATCCTTAGTGATCACCAGAGAATTCATACAGGGGAGAAGCCCTTTCAATGTAATAAGTGTGGAAAAACTTTTGGCCAGAAATCAAACCTCAGAATACATGAGAGAACGCACAGTGGGGAGAAATCTTATGAACGTAATGAATATGGAAAATTGTATAAGAAATCAACCCTAAATGTATGTCAGAGAATTCAGGGAGGGGGAAAACCCTATTGA
- the ZNF510 gene encoding zinc finger protein 510 isoform X2, producing MNISQASVSFKDVTVEFTQEEWQQMGPIQRTLYRDVMLENYKNLVLVGNCTYKPEVIFKLEQGEEPWFLEEEFSNQSLQVLGDCKGDNLFKRNKRIKEKPLQQVIFINNKPLTKEEEKFGGRPFNLHIASVSSTKMSCHCDSWRVNSQNSSQFILNNRTYSTKKRDSCSVCENLPFKIKFERTHAGKKCFEYNKNGKALSYKESLTEHQKCQTLEQAFEYDEIRKAFYNEAVSVTHKSTHTGEKSCKDDEFRENCDKTTLFDHKRTKTGKKHCRFNQCGKSFCEKSVVKEYNKFNVAVKHYECNTSGNTFIRKSHLTQPQRTVTEKNPLVCNGKTQTGDKSFEYCENKSYQTSTHRVCQRTHSEVKPYKCNECGKSFCQKGHLIQHQRTHTGEKPFECNECGKTFSQKSHLSTHQRIHTAEKPYKCNECGKTFVQKSTLRGHQRIHTGEKPYKCSECGKTFVQKSTLRDHHRIHTGEKSFQCNECGKTFGQKSNLRIHQRTHSGEKTYQCSECEKSFWRKDHLIQHQKTHTGEKPFKCNDCGKTFARTSTLRVHQRIHTGEKPFKCNECGKKFVRKAILSDHQRIHTGEKPFQCNKCGKTFGQKSNLRIHERTHSGEKSYERNEYGKLYKKSTLNVCQRIQGGGKPY from the exons GCATCAGTGTCATTCAAGGATGTGACTGTCGAGTTCACCCAAGAGGAGTGGCAACAAATGGGTCCAATTCAGAGAACCCTGtacagagatgtgatgctggagaactacaAAAACCTAGTCTTAGTGG GGAACTGCACTTACAAACCCGAGGTGATCTTTAAGTTGGAGCAAGGAGAAGAGCCTTGGTTCTTAGAGGAAGAATTCTCAAACCAGAGCCTCCAAG TTTTAGGAGATTGCAAAGGTGATAACCTGTTCAAGAGGAATAAGAGAATCAAAGAGAAACCCTTACAGCAAGTAATATTCATCAATAATAAACCATTGactaaagaggaagagaaatttgGGGGAAGACCATTTAATCTGCACATAGCTTCTGTTTCTTCAACAAAAATGTCCTGTCACTGTGACTCATGGAGAGTGAATTCGCAAAATAGTTCTCAGTTTATCCTTAATAATAGAACCTATTCAACCAAAAAAAGAGATTCCTGTAGTGTATGTGAAAATTTGCCTTTCAAAATTAAGTTTGAGAGAACTCatgctggaaaaaaatgttttgaatataATAAGAATGGGAAAGCCCTCAGTTATAAGGAAAGTCTTACTGAGCATCAAAAGTGTCAAACTTTGGAGCAAGCTTTTGAATATGATGAAATTAGAAAAGCTTTCTATAATGAGGCTGTCTCTGTTACACATAAAAGTACTCACACAGGAGAAAAATCCTGCAAAGATGATGAATTTAGGGAAAACTGTGATAAGACAACTCTCTTTGACCACAAAAGAACTAAGACAGGGAAGAAACACTGTCGTTTTAACCAATGTGGGAAATCCTTTTGTGAGAAGTCAGTTGTCAAGGAGTACAATAAATTTAATGTAGCTGTGAAACACTATGAATGTAATACAAGTGGGAATACTTTCATCAGGAAGTCACACCTCACTCAACCTCAGAGAACTGTCACAGAAAAGAATCCATTGGTATGTAATGGCAAAACACAAACTGGGGATAAATCCTTTgaatattgtgaaaataaatCCTACCAGACATCAACCCACAGAGTATGCCAGAGAACTCACTCTGAAGTAAAGCCCTATaagtgtaatgaatgtgggaaatccttctGTCAAAAAGGACATCTCATTCaacatcagagaactcacacgggagagaaaccatttgaatgtaatgaatgtggaaaaACTTTCTCCCAGAAGTCACACCTCAGTacacatcagagaattcacacagcagagaaaccctataaatgtaatgaatgtgggaaaacaTTTGTGCAGAAGTCAACCCTCAGGGGACACCAGAGAATtcatacaggagaaaaaccctatAAATGTAGTGAATGTGGAAAAACTTTTGTTCAAAAGTCAACCCTCAGAGATCATCATAGAATTCACACAGGGGAGAAATCCTTTCAATGTAACGAATGTGGGAAAACTTTTGGCCAAAAGTCAAACCTCAGAATACATCAGAGAACTCACAGTGGTGAGAAAACTTATCAATGTAGTGAATGTGAAAAATCCTTCTGGCGAAAAGACCATCTTATTCAACATCAGAAAACGCACACAGGTGAAAAACCATTTAAATGTAATGACTGTGGGAAAACTTTCGCCAGGACATCAACCCTCAGAgtgcatcagagaattcatactggggagaaaccatttaaatgtaatgaatgtgggaaaaaaTTTGTCCGGAAGGCAATCCTTAGTGATCACCAGAGAATTCATACAGGGGAGAAGCCCTTTCAATGTAATAAGTGTGGAAAAACTTTTGGCCAGAAATCAAACCTCAGAATACATGAGAGAACGCACAGTGGGGAGAAATCTTATGAACGTAATGAATATGGAAAATTGTATAAGAAATCAACCCTAAATGTATGTCAGAGAATTCAGGGAGGGGGAAAACCCTATTGA
- the ZNF510 gene encoding zinc finger protein 510 isoform X1, with translation MGQKETSSGFSPSPLCDRLDSWRKFHKKASVSFKDVTVEFTQEEWQQMGPIQRTLYRDVMLENYKNLVLVGNCTYKPEVIFKLEQGEEPWFLEEEFSNQSLQVLGDCKGDNLFKRNKRIKEKPLQQVIFINNKPLTKEEEKFGGRPFNLHIASVSSTKMSCHCDSWRVNSQNSSQFILNNRTYSTKKRDSCSVCENLPFKIKFERTHAGKKCFEYNKNGKALSYKESLTEHQKCQTLEQAFEYDEIRKAFYNEAVSVTHKSTHTGEKSCKDDEFRENCDKTTLFDHKRTKTGKKHCRFNQCGKSFCEKSVVKEYNKFNVAVKHYECNTSGNTFIRKSHLTQPQRTVTEKNPLVCNGKTQTGDKSFEYCENKSYQTSTHRVCQRTHSEVKPYKCNECGKSFCQKGHLIQHQRTHTGEKPFECNECGKTFSQKSHLSTHQRIHTAEKPYKCNECGKTFVQKSTLRGHQRIHTGEKPYKCSECGKTFVQKSTLRDHHRIHTGEKSFQCNECGKTFGQKSNLRIHQRTHSGEKTYQCSECEKSFWRKDHLIQHQKTHTGEKPFKCNDCGKTFARTSTLRVHQRIHTGEKPFKCNECGKKFVRKAILSDHQRIHTGEKPFQCNKCGKTFGQKSNLRIHERTHSGEKSYERNEYGKLYKKSTLNVCQRIQGGGKPY, from the exons GCATCAGTGTCATTCAAGGATGTGACTGTCGAGTTCACCCAAGAGGAGTGGCAACAAATGGGTCCAATTCAGAGAACCCTGtacagagatgtgatgctggagaactacaAAAACCTAGTCTTAGTGG GGAACTGCACTTACAAACCCGAGGTGATCTTTAAGTTGGAGCAAGGAGAAGAGCCTTGGTTCTTAGAGGAAGAATTCTCAAACCAGAGCCTCCAAG TTTTAGGAGATTGCAAAGGTGATAACCTGTTCAAGAGGAATAAGAGAATCAAAGAGAAACCCTTACAGCAAGTAATATTCATCAATAATAAACCATTGactaaagaggaagagaaatttgGGGGAAGACCATTTAATCTGCACATAGCTTCTGTTTCTTCAACAAAAATGTCCTGTCACTGTGACTCATGGAGAGTGAATTCGCAAAATAGTTCTCAGTTTATCCTTAATAATAGAACCTATTCAACCAAAAAAAGAGATTCCTGTAGTGTATGTGAAAATTTGCCTTTCAAAATTAAGTTTGAGAGAACTCatgctggaaaaaaatgttttgaatataATAAGAATGGGAAAGCCCTCAGTTATAAGGAAAGTCTTACTGAGCATCAAAAGTGTCAAACTTTGGAGCAAGCTTTTGAATATGATGAAATTAGAAAAGCTTTCTATAATGAGGCTGTCTCTGTTACACATAAAAGTACTCACACAGGAGAAAAATCCTGCAAAGATGATGAATTTAGGGAAAACTGTGATAAGACAACTCTCTTTGACCACAAAAGAACTAAGACAGGGAAGAAACACTGTCGTTTTAACCAATGTGGGAAATCCTTTTGTGAGAAGTCAGTTGTCAAGGAGTACAATAAATTTAATGTAGCTGTGAAACACTATGAATGTAATACAAGTGGGAATACTTTCATCAGGAAGTCACACCTCACTCAACCTCAGAGAACTGTCACAGAAAAGAATCCATTGGTATGTAATGGCAAAACACAAACTGGGGATAAATCCTTTgaatattgtgaaaataaatCCTACCAGACATCAACCCACAGAGTATGCCAGAGAACTCACTCTGAAGTAAAGCCCTATaagtgtaatgaatgtgggaaatccttctGTCAAAAAGGACATCTCATTCaacatcagagaactcacacgggagagaaaccatttgaatgtaatgaatgtggaaaaACTTTCTCCCAGAAGTCACACCTCAGTacacatcagagaattcacacagcagagaaaccctataaatgtaatgaatgtgggaaaacaTTTGTGCAGAAGTCAACCCTCAGGGGACACCAGAGAATtcatacaggagaaaaaccctatAAATGTAGTGAATGTGGAAAAACTTTTGTTCAAAAGTCAACCCTCAGAGATCATCATAGAATTCACACAGGGGAGAAATCCTTTCAATGTAACGAATGTGGGAAAACTTTTGGCCAAAAGTCAAACCTCAGAATACATCAGAGAACTCACAGTGGTGAGAAAACTTATCAATGTAGTGAATGTGAAAAATCCTTCTGGCGAAAAGACCATCTTATTCAACATCAGAAAACGCACACAGGTGAAAAACCATTTAAATGTAATGACTGTGGGAAAACTTTCGCCAGGACATCAACCCTCAGAgtgcatcagagaattcatactggggagaaaccatttaaatgtaatgaatgtgggaaaaaaTTTGTCCGGAAGGCAATCCTTAGTGATCACCAGAGAATTCATACAGGGGAGAAGCCCTTTCAATGTAATAAGTGTGGAAAAACTTTTGGCCAGAAATCAAACCTCAGAATACATGAGAGAACGCACAGTGGGGAGAAATCTTATGAACGTAATGAATATGGAAAATTGTATAAGAAATCAACCCTAAATGTATGTCAGAGAATTCAGGGAGGGGGAAAACCCTATTGA
- the ZNF510 gene encoding zinc finger protein 510 (The RefSeq protein has 1 substitution, 1 frameshift compared to this genomic sequence): protein MSPHPEAVIDYVTVDTGPASSRCLSRTLLCISPEQQKMNISQASVSFKDVTVEFTQEEWQQMGPIQRTLYRDVMLENYKNLVLVGNCTYKPEVIFKLEQGEEPWFLEEEFSNQSLQVLGDCKGDNLFKRNKRIKEKPLQQVIFINNKPLTKEEEKFGGRPFNLHIASVSSTKMSCHCDSWRVNSQNSSQFILNNRTYSTKKRDSCSVCENLPFKIKFERTHAGEKCFEYNKNGKALSYKESLTEHQKCQTLEQAFEYDEIRKAFYNEAVSVTHKSTHTGEKSCKDDEFRENCDKTTLFDHKRTKTGKKHCRFNQCGKSFCEKSVVKEYNKFNVAVKHYECNTSGNTFIRKSHLTQPQRTVTEKNPLVCNGKTQTGDKSFEYCENKSYQTSTHRVCQRTHSEVKPYKCNECGKSFCQKGHLIQHQRTHTGEKPFECNECGKTFSQKSHLSTHQRIHTAEKPYKCNECGKTFVQKSTLRGHQRIHTGEKPYKCSECGKTFVQKSTLRDHHRIHTGEKSFQCNECGKTFGQKSNLRIHQRTHSGEKTYQCSECEKSFWRKDHLIQHQKTHTGEKPFKCNDCGKTFARTSTLRVHQRIHTGEKPFKCNECGKKFVRKAILSDHQRIHTGEKPFQCNKCGKTFGQKSNLRIHERTHSGEKSYERNEYGKLYKKSTLNVCQRIQGGGKPY, encoded by the exons GCATCAGTGTCATTCAAGGATGTGACTGTCGAGTTCACCCAAGAGGAGTGGCAACAAATGGGTCCAATTCAGAGAACCCTGtacagagatgtgatgctggagaactacaAAAACCTAGTCTTAGTGG GGAACTGCACTTACAAACCCGAGGTGATCTTTAAGTTGGAGCAAGGAGAAGAGCCTTGGTTCTTAGAGGAAGAATTCTCAAACCAGAGCCTCCAAG TTTTAGGAGATTGCAAAGGTGATAACCTGTTCAAGAGGAATAAGAGAATCAAAGAGAAACCCTTACAGCAAGTAATATTCATCAATAATAAACCATTGactaaagaggaagagaaatttgGGGGAAGACCATTTAATCTGCACATAGCTTCTGTTTCTTCAACAAAAATGTCCTGTCACTGTGACTCATGGAGAGTGAATTCGCAAAATAGTTCTCAGTTTATCCTTAATAATAGAACCTATTCAACCAAAAAAAGAGATTCCTGTAGTGTATGTGAAAATTTGCCTTTCAAAATTAAGTTTGAGAGAACTCatgctggaaaaaaatgttttgaatataATAAGAATGGGAAAGCCCTCAGTTATAAGGAAAGTCTTACTGAGCATCAAAAGTGTCAAACTTTGGAGCAAGCTTTTGAATATGATGAAATTAGAAAAGCTTTCTATAATGAGGCTGTCTCTGTTACACATAAAAGTACTCACACAGGAGAAAAATCCTGCAAAGATGATGAATTTAGGGAAAACTGTGATAAGACAACTCTCTTTGACCACAAAAGAACTAAGACAGGGAAGAAACACTGTCGTTTTAACCAATGTGGGAAATCCTTTTGTGAGAAGTCAGTTGTCAAGGAGTACAATAAATTTAATGTAGCTGTGAAACACTATGAATGTAATACAAGTGGGAATACTTTCATCAGGAAGTCACACCTCACTCAACCTCAGAGAACTGTCACAGAAAAGAATCCATTGGTATGTAATGGCAAAACACAAACTGGGGATAAATCCTTTgaatattgtgaaaataaatCCTACCAGACATCAACCCACAGAGTATGCCAGAGAACTCACTCTGAAGTAAAGCCCTATaagtgtaatgaatgtgggaaatccttctGTCAAAAAGGACATCTCATTCaacatcagagaactcacacgggagagaaaccatttgaatgtaatgaatgtggaaaaACTTTCTCCCAGAAGTCACACCTCAGTacacatcagagaattcacacagcagagaaaccctataaatgtaatgaatgtgggaaaacaTTTGTGCAGAAGTCAACCCTCAGGGGACACCAGAGAATtcatacaggagaaaaaccctatAAATGTAGTGAATGTGGAAAAACTTTTGTTCAAAAGTCAACCCTCAGAGATCATCATAGAATTCACACAGGGGAGAAATCCTTTCAATGTAACGAATGTGGGAAAACTTTTGGCCAAAAGTCAAACCTCAGAATACATCAGAGAACTCACAGTGGTGAGAAAACTTATCAATGTAGTGAATGTGAAAAATCCTTCTGGCGAAAAGACCATCTTATTCAACATCAGAAAACGCACACAGGTGAAAAACCATTTAAATGTAATGACTGTGGGAAAACTTTCGCCAGGACATCAACCCTCAGAgtgcatcagagaattcatactggggagaaaccatttaaatgtaatgaatgtgggaaaaaaTTTGTCCGGAAGGCAATCCTTAGTGATCACCAGAGAATTCATACAGGGGAGAAGCCCTTTCAATGTAATAAGTGTGGAAAAACTTTTGGCCAGAAATCAAACCTCAGAATACATGAGAGAACGCACAGTGGGGAGAAATCTTATGAACGTAATGAATATGGAAAATTGTATAAGAAATCAACCCTAAATGTATGTCAGAGAATTCAGGGAGGGGGAAAACCCTATTGA